The following is a genomic window from Miltoncostaea oceani.
GGTGCAGGTGCGCAACGTCCCCGTCGACTCCGCCGGGTGCTACGCCCCCGGGGGACGGGCGGTGTACCCGTCGAGCCTCATCATGGGCGTCGTCCCCGCGCAGGCCGCCGGGGTGGAGCGGATCGTCGCCGTCAGCCCGCCCGGCCCCGGGGGACGCCCGGCGCCGGCGATCCTCGCCACCGCCGGCCTGCTCGGGATCGACGAGGTCTACGCCGCCGGGGGCGCCGCCGCGATCGGCGCGCTCGCCTACGGCACCGCGACCGTCCCGCCCGTCGCGGTGATCGTCGGGCCCGGCAGCCCCTGGGTGCAGGAGGCGAAGCGGCAGGTGTTCGGCGTCGTCGGCATCGACGGCGTCGCCGGCCCGAGCGAGGTCCTCATCATCGCCGACGCGTCCGCGGACCCGGAGGCCATGGCGCTCGACCTGCTGGCGCAGGCCGAGCACGGCGCCGACTCGCCCGCGGTGCTCGCGAGCGACGACCCCGAGGTGATCACGGCCGTCGAGGCGGCGCTCGCCGGGCTGCCGGACGCCCCCGGTCCCATCACCCTCGTCGAGTGTGCCAGCATGCCCCTGGCGGTCGAGCTGGCCGAGGCGATGGCGCCCGAGCACCTCCAGATCGCGACCCGCGACCCCGAGGCGCTGGCGGCGCGGATCACCCGCTCGGGGGCGGTCTTCACCGGCCCCAACTGCGCGACCGCCTTCGGCGACTACGTCGCCGGCTCCAACCACGTCCTGCCCACCGGGGGCGCCGCACGTCACGCGTCGGCCCTCGGTCCCACCACGTTCCTGCGGAGGATGTCCGTGGTCGAGATGACCGACGAGGCCGTCGCGGCGCTCACGCCCCACCTGGCGGCGCTGGCCGACGCCGAGGGGTTCACGATGCACCGCCGCTCGGCCGAGTCGCGGCGGAGGACGACGTGAGCCGGGTCGGCGAGGCGCACCGCGCCACCGGCGAGACCGACGTGCGCGTGCGCGTCGACCTCGACGGGTCGGGTGCGTCCACGATCGCGACCGGCGTCGGCTTCTTCGACCACATGCTGACCCTGCTCGCCCGCCACTCCCTGATCGACCTGGAGGTCGCCGCCCGCGGCGACCTCGAGACGGGCAGCCACCACACCGTCGAGGACGTCGGCATCACGCTCGGCCAGGCCCTCACCTCGGCGCTCGGCGACCGCTCCGGCAT
Proteins encoded in this region:
- the hisD gene encoding histidinol dehydrogenase, whose translation is MSGPRRARLRSGGAQAIAHTLRPEGDAPEVAAAVTQTLEDVRTRGDDALVEGARRFDDPDFTHDRLRVPQTAIERAVDALDEDLRAAIVAAASQVRIVSEALLPDDRHVTLPFGQRVQVRNVPVDSAGCYAPGGRAVYPSSLIMGVVPAQAAGVERIVAVSPPGPGGRPAPAILATAGLLGIDEVYAAGGAAAIGALAYGTATVPPVAVIVGPGSPWVQEAKRQVFGVVGIDGVAGPSEVLIIADASADPEAMALDLLAQAEHGADSPAVLASDDPEVITAVEAALAGLPDAPGPITLVECASMPLAVELAEAMAPEHLQIATRDPEALAARITRSGAVFTGPNCATAFGDYVAGSNHVLPTGGAARHASALGPTTFLRRMSVVEMTDEAVAALTPHLAALADAEGFTMHRRSAESRRRTT